In a genomic window of Tissierellales bacterium:
- a CDS encoding GrpB family protein: MKKQLSEMTLAELWILFPIILKDHNPDYIKWYELEKENIIKCVGLENIKRINHIGSSAISGLIAKPIVDILMEVDRNLDMEQIKIILIDNGWILMHEGNKGNEGIVLNKGYTPDGFAEKVYHLHVRYFDDWDELYFRDYLLVHNNIAKEYEKFKLSLLQKYENNRDGYTEAKTHFIKKYTEKAREEFEGRYNPEN, from the coding sequence GTGAAAAAACAATTATCGGAAATGACTTTAGCAGAGTTATGGATTTTATTTCCTATTATTCTAAAAGACCATAATCCAGATTATATCAAGTGGTATGAACTGGAGAAAGAAAACATCATAAAATGTGTAGGCTTAGAAAATATTAAGCGAATTAACCATATTGGAAGTAGTGCAATAAGTGGCTTGATTGCAAAACCGATTGTGGATATTCTAATGGAGGTTGATAGAAATTTAGACATGGAACAGATAAAAATTATTCTTATAGATAATGGATGGATACTAATGCATGAAGGAAATAAGGGAAATGAAGGAATTGTACTTAACAAGGGGTATACACCTGATGGATTTGCTGAAAAGGTATATCATCTTCATGTTCGATATTTTGATGACTGGGACGAGCTTTATTTCAGGGATTATCTTTTAGTGCATAACAATATTGCTAAGGAGTATGAGAAGTTTAAGTTAAGTTTGTTACAAAAGTATGAGAATAATCGTGATGGATATACTGAGGCAAAGACACATTTTATTAAGAAATACACAGAGAAAGCAAGAGAAGAATTTGAAGGTAGATATAATCCGGAGAATTAA
- a CDS encoding YjdF family protein has protein sequence MNKVALTLTVYFNGQFWIGIYERVSDGKLEVSKITFGLEPKDYEVYSFILENWRYLRFRLAVEDNTKANTKINLKRMQREINKQLKSKGIGTKSQQALKLQHEQNKLERKAVSKRRKKRKRKFSLN, from the coding sequence ATGAACAAAGTAGCACTAACATTAACAGTCTATTTTAATGGACAATTTTGGATAGGGATATATGAACGTGTATCTGATGGGAAATTAGAAGTTAGCAAGATTACTTTTGGATTAGAACCAAAGGATTATGAGGTTTATAGCTTTATTCTTGAAAATTGGAGATATTTAAGATTTCGTCTAGCTGTTGAAGATAATACTAAGGCTAATACAAAAATAAATCTTAAAAGGATGCAAAGAGAAATTAATAAACAATTAAAAAGTAAAGGCATAGGAACGAAATCTCAACAGGCATTAAAATTGCAACATGAACAAAATAAACTAGAGAGAAAGGCTGTAAGTAAGAGAAGAAAGAAGAGGAAAAGAAAATTCAGCTTGAATTAA
- a CDS encoding helix-turn-helix transcriptional regulator gives MDVGKRIRQLRDKHNMTTSELADYCNVSQPVISKLENGHRIPDVPTIQKICDVFGITLADFFASEDSSTTVEDGLKELLDSAKELNTKQIKSLSNFLKTITEENKKK, from the coding sequence ATGGACGTTGGAAAAAGAATTAGACAATTAAGAGATAAGCATAATATGACCACTAGTGAATTAGCAGACTACTGTAATGTTTCCCAACCTGTAATAAGTAAATTAGAGAATGGGCACAGAATACCCGATGTCCCTACTATTCAAAAAATATGTGATGTCTTCGGTATAACCCTAGCTGATTTTTTTGCATCAGAAGATTCTTCTACGACTGTTGAAGATGGCTTAAAAGAGCTCTTAGACAGTGCAAAAGAATTAAATACTAAACAAATTAAAAGTCTTTCAAATTTTCTTAAAACTATCACCGAGGAAAATAAGAAAAAATAA